GCTACCCGACCGTCGACGACTGCTACAACACGAGCCAAGACTTCGCCGTGAAGTGCAAGTTTGCCGGCGGTGTCGAAATGATCGTGACGAGCCGCGGCGACAACGGCGTGTTGTTCGAAGGATCCAAGGGGACGATGTTCGTCAACCGCGGCAAGATCACCGGCACCCCGATCACCGAAAAGTGGGACGAAGGCAAGTTCGGCCCGGAAGATCTCGTGGCGCTCTATAAGGGAAAGCCGTTCGAGGGGCACAAAGAGAACTTCTATCGCTGCATTCGCGAAGGGGGCTTGCCCGTTTCCGATGTCTTTACCCATACGCAAATGCTCGACACCTGCCACCTGTCGGCGGTTGCTGCCCGACTGAAGCGCGTGATCAAGTGGGATCCGAAGACCGAAAAGATCCTCGGAGACGAGCAAGCCACGGCATTGCTCTCGCGTCAGCCGCGCGCCGGTTTCGAAATCCCGCGCGTATAAGAAGTCGACGGAAAACCTTCCGATGTTCGCCTCGGGGTGAGACCCTTCTCACCCCGAGGCTTTTTTATGGCTGGAAGCAAGAGCACGAAGTGCGTCGCACCATCCGCTACTCGGGTCGCTGCCGCTGAGCGTGAACTCGGCGGCTCGTTCAGCTCGCGGTCGGTTGTGCATCGGCGTCGGTATCGACGACGATCGGCTTCGTCGAATCGATGAGTGTCCAGCAGAGAGCCGCCACGGCGTACGCGGCGAAATACGTCATGAACCCGATGTCGTACCCGGCGAGCATCGCCGTGTGGCGCTCCGTGGCGGGAAGGCTTGCGACGGCGATATCGAGTTGTTGCGCACGCTCGGCGACCGACCGTTCGACGAGCGTGCCGGTCAACCAGCCGTTCAACACCGAGCCGAGCGTGCCGATCGTGTTCATGAAGGCCGCGGTGACGCCGGCATAGCGGCCTCCGATCTCTTGGCAAGTCGCCCAGGCCGAGGCCAACGTGAGGTCGCTCAGAAACGCAGCCAGCGAGACCGTCAGACAAAACAGATGCACGTTCGGAGCGGCCATCGCCAGCCACCAGCAGAGCGCGCAGCAACTCAAGCAACCGGCCCCGATGATTCGACGTACGCGCCGGCGGTTGCCCGTGCGACGAATGAGCCGTGAGATGACGAGACCGCCGGTGAGGCACGCCGCCGCGCCGAACCAGAGGGGCGCGCCTTTATATAGCGCGACGACGACGCTTGTTTTATCGAGTTGGTAGCGCTCTTGAAGATAGTTCGGCAGGTACGTGATATTAAAAATCCAACCGAAGTTGACGCAGAAATACATCAGGCAGACGAGCCAAAGATTCCGGTTCGTCAGAAACGCACGCCAAGGAATAGAGCCGTGCGCATGCAATGGTGCGCCAACCGCTCCGCCTTCGATCGTCGCCAGCTCGGCTTCATTGATCTGCGGATGTTCGGCGGGATGATTGCGAAAGGTTTTCGCAAAGCCGAAGCACCAGAGCAGACCTACCAACCCGAGCAAGACGAATGCGCCGCGCCAAGCGACGAGCGCCGGCGTCCAGGCGGTTCCCGTCACTAATACGGTCCAGATCAGCGGAGTAAGCCCCCCCATCAATCGGCCCGACATCCAGACGAGCCCTTGCGCCATATTCCATTCGTGCAACGGAAACCAGTTATGCACGGCGCGCGTGATATTGGGATAAGCCCCCGCTTCGCCGACTCCGAACAAGAACCGCAGCACGACGAGCGCGCCTAGCGACCCGATGGTCACCGTGCCGACTTTCAATCCGACGAGCGCCGTGAGCGCGGTGAAGGTCGACCACCAAATGACGATGCGCACCAGCGTGCCGCGCGGTCCGAGCGTGTCGCCGAGCCAGGCCGAGGGGATCTCGAACACGGAGTAAGCGATCGTAAACGACGTGAAAGCCCATTTCAGACCGGCCACGTCGCCGAGCCCGAGTTCACCGGCCAGGGTCGGCGCTGCGGAGCCGAAGCAGGCGCGATCGAGATACGTGATCATCGAGAGCGCGCAGAGATACGCCAGAACTCGATAACGAATGCGCGTCGGCTCGATCAAAGGAAGGGCTGGGCTGATGTTCGATTACTCGGAGGGATGATCTGCTGACTAGGCTTCCACTTCGCGCCCCACGACGACGATATGTTGCCCGCGCGGCACGGCTGCCGCCCAGGCTTGCGCAAGCACGACTCCATCGACCCCTGCGACCGCCGGCCACGGCTCGGCATCGACGTAATCGAAGTCGTGCAACAGGCCGATCGTTTGGCCTCGCTTGACGCGCGTGCCGCAGTCGAGCAGCGGCTCGTAGTGGCCGGCGAAAGGAGCCGGCGTAAAGCATTCGCGATCGATCATCTCGAGCTTTCGTTGCGTGCCGTCTTTGTGGTGCGCAATTCGCTCGATCGACCCGCGAAGTTGCCCGTGATGAATCGCAGCGGCCAATACTCCGTGTCGACCGAAGCGAACGCCGTCGGTATTCACGGCCCGCCCCCACCCGAGCTCCGTGCCGACCGTGATCTTCCCGAGCCGTTCGGCTTCGCTCGGCAACAGGCCGGGCGTGAGGTTTTGGTAAATCATCAGAAACGGCGTGCCGAACCACTCGGCCGTTTCGGCGATCTTGCGCGCCAAGACCGGATCGTCGACCCGATGGTAGTTCGCGCACAGCGCGAAGCGGGCGACGTCGCCGCCGGAGTGCAGATCGATCACGACATGCGTTTTCGGCCAGATATACTTCCGCACGAACGCGGCGATGCGATGCGTAATGCCTGCCAGCGCCGGAGTGGTGCCGGCCCCATCGACGAACGCGCGGTTGAGGTTCACGCCGTCGTCGAGCGTGCTTTCGCGCGTGCCCGCATGGAACGCCGCGGTATTGAGGACCGGGATCAAAATGATCCGGCCCAACACGTCTTCGGTTTTGATTTCGCGC
The genomic region above belongs to Planctomycetia bacterium and contains:
- a CDS encoding MFS transporter — its product is MITYLDRACFGSAAPTLAGELGLGDVAGLKWAFTSFTIAYSVFEIPSAWLGDTLGPRGTLVRIVIWWSTFTALTALVGLKVGTVTIGSLGALVVLRFLFGVGEAGAYPNITRAVHNWFPLHEWNMAQGLVWMSGRLMGGLTPLIWTVLVTGTAWTPALVAWRGAFVLLGLVGLLWCFGFAKTFRNHPAEHPQINEAELATIEGGAVGAPLHAHGSIPWRAFLTNRNLWLVCLMYFCVNFGWIFNITYLPNYLQERYQLDKTSVVVALYKGAPLWFGAAACLTGGLVISRLIRRTGNRRRVRRIIGAGCLSCCALCWWLAMAAPNVHLFCLTVSLAAFLSDLTLASAWATCQEIGGRYAGVTAAFMNTIGTLGSVLNGWLTGTLVERSVAERAQQLDIAVASLPATERHTAMLAGYDIGFMTYFAAYAVAALCWTLIDSTKPIVVDTDADAQPTAS
- a CDS encoding succinylglutamate desuccinylase/aspartoacylase family protein, with protein sequence MTRQIVRPDKLDLDSPGRRDYWVALEHDSVWGDHLMPLTVIVGPQVKDGEGLVTFGSNHGNEYEGPVVIKHLLREIKTEDVLGRIILIPVLNTAAFHAGTRESTLDDGVNLNRAFVDGAGTTPALAGITHRIAAFVRKYIWPKTHVVIDLHSGGDVARFALCANYHRVDDPVLARKIAETAEWFGTPFLMIYQNLTPGLLPSEAERLGKITVGTELGWGRAVNTDGVRFGRHGVLAAAIHHGQLRGSIERIAHHKDGTQRKLEMIDRECFTPAPFAGHYEPLLDCGTRVKRGQTIGLLHDFDYVDAEPWPAVAGVDGVVLAQAWAAAVPRGQHIVVVGREVEA